A window of the Gossypium hirsutum isolate 1008001.06 chromosome A03, Gossypium_hirsutum_v2.1, whole genome shotgun sequence genome harbors these coding sequences:
- the LOC107927848 gene encoding probable carboxylesterase 7, whose translation MESAASEILIDGAPFFRLYKDGRIKRLSGTENVPPGLDPKTNVESKDLLYSQEIAQSVRIYVPGTVVTSAQKLPLLVYFHGGGFCIESAFSPTYHNYLNALVAEAKIVAVSVNYRRSPEHPLPAAYDDSWTALKWVASHYVGTGPEQWLNHYVDFENVYLSGDSAGANISHHLAVKITNEKLDGMNLVGIILTHPFFWGKEPVGDEVKKPAIRAKMDGIWRLAYPTTSGSDDPWINPIDDQSFGRFLGCKRVLVCVAEKDVMRHRGWYYCEKLKNSEWGGEVEMIEAQGDDHVFHLNKPNCPNAVAMLKKVAEFINQVTKQRRASGRQSKL comes from the exons ATGGAATCCGCCGCATCGGAGATACTCATAGACGGCGCTCCTTTTTTTCGCTTATACAAGGACGGTCGCATCAAAAGGCTTTCAGGCACCGAAAACGTCCCTCCAGGCCTCGACCCCAAAACCAACGTTGAATCCAAAGACCTCCTTTACTCCCAAGAAATCGCCCAATCCGTAAGGATTTACGTCCCCGGAACCGTCGTCACCTCTGCCCAGAAACTCCCTCTCCTCGTCTACTTCCACGGTGGAGGCTTCTGCATAGAAAGCGCCTTCTCTCCTACGTATCACAATTACTTAAACGCCTTAGTCGCCGAAGCGAAAATCGTCGCTGTTTCAGTCAATTACCGGAGATCCCCCGAGCACCCACTCCCCGCCGCGTACGACGATTCATGGACCGCCCTTAAATGGGTCGCTTCCCATTACGTCGGAACCGGTCCTGAACAGTGGTTGAACCACTACGTTGACTTCGAAAACGTTTATCTCTCAGGGGATAGCGCCGGTGCCAACATATCCCATCATCTCGCCGTTAAAATCACCAACGAAAAGCTCGACGGTATGAATCTCGTCGGTATCATTTTAACCCATCCATTTTTTTGGGGCAAAGAACCGGTTGGCGATGAGGTTAAGAAACCAGCTATAAGGGCAAAAATGGATGGGATTTGGCGATTGGCGTATCCTACAACAAGCGGATCCGATGATCCATGGATAAACCCCATTGATGATCAAAGCTTTGGGAGGTTCTTGGGATGTAAAAGGGTACTGGtttgtgttgcagaaaaggatgtAATGAGACACAGGGGCTGGTACTATTGCGAGAAGTTGAAGAACAGTGAGTGGGGTGGTGAAGTGGAGATGATAGAGGCTCAAGGAGACGACCATGTGTTCCATTTAAACAAACCCAACTGCCCAAATGCTGTGGCTATGCTGAAAAAAGTTGCAGAGTTCATTAACCAGG TAACAAAACAAAGAAGAGCAAGTGGCAGACAATCAAAATTATAA